The sequence CTGCTGCCACGCTTTGAATTTCTCGCACATCTCGGGCGTCCAGCGCTCCCCCGTTCCCGGCGGCGGCATCGTGCCCTGGCTCACGGTCCGGTAGATTGCCTCGGCGTACGATTGAACGGCGTCGTAGCTGGAGAGATCGACGCCCAGGCCTTTCATGTGCTCGACATCGATGGCGGTGAACATCGGGCGGATGTCTTTGGCGTAACTGATCGTGCTTTCGTCGGTCATTGGTGGCCTCCCAAAGGTCCGAGGTGAAAACAAATGGGCCCCGACGTGCGCAGGACCCGGAGTTGGTTGCGGGGGGTGGATTTGAACCACCGACCTTCGGGTTATGAGCCCGACGAGCTACCGGACTGCTCCACCCCGCGTCGCGACCGATTGAAATACGACGAGCCCGGTTTTGCCCCTGCCGGCGCCGAAGAGCGCCCTCATGACGACGGGCTCGCTTGCGGACCGAATCCCGAAAATTCACCTGCACTGCCACCTGGAAGGTGCGCTCCGCGCCGCGACGTTCGTCGAGTTTGCCTCGAAGCACGGCGTGCCGCTGAGGTATCGACCCTCGCTGCCGGTCGCGGCCGGAGGGGCGCGCGAGGAGCCGCAGGCTGACCCCGGCGACCCATACCGTTTTCAAAGCCATCGCGAATTTCTCTACCTCTTCGCAGCAGTCAGCCGGTCGCTGAAGGATGTAGAAGACTACGCGCGCCTGGCACGCGAGTTTGTCGAGGACGCCCTGCGCCAGGGCGTGATCTACGGAGAACTCTTCGTCTCGCCGTCCGTCTGGACGTTTTTTCACCCGCAACTCAACGTTCGCGCAACGATGGAAGCGATCGTCGCGGAACTGCGCGCGGCCCGGCCGCGCGCGACGTTTCGCCTTCTGCCGGACCTCACGCGGAACTTCGGCGGCGAAAGCGCGATGGCGACGGCTCGTGCGGCCGCGGAGATGACCGACTTGGATGTGATCGGCGTTTCGCTCGGTGGCGACGAGCAGCGCTTTCCGGGGCGCCTGTTCGCTGGAGCCTTCGCGTACGCGCGCGCAGCGGGGCTGCATTGCGTAGCGCACGCCGGCGAGTCGGACGGCGCGGCGAGCGTACGCGATGCTCTCGAAATACTCGGGGCGGAACGAATCGGCCACGGAATTCGCGCGCTCGAAGATCCGCAGGTCGTCGAGCTGCTTGCAGAACGTCGGGCGGCGCTCGAAATCTGCCCGACGTCGAACCGGCTGACCGGCGTCGCCCTGCGCGGCTACCCGCACCCGTACGAGGACTTCGACCGCCAGGGCTGCCTCGTGACGATCGACGCCGACGACCCCGCGCTCTTTGAGACCTCGATTACCGCGCAATACCGAATCGTGGAGGCGACGGCCGGCGCGGCGGCCCTGGAGCGTTACGTACGCAACGCCGTCGAAGCATCGTTTGCTCAGCCGTCCGAGAAAGCGGCGATGCTCGCCGAAATCGAGCCGGCGGTTGCGGAACTTCGCGAGCAGTCGAGAAGTTAGAGAGAGCATGCCCGGCCATTCCCATTCGCACTTCGCCGAATCTTTCGAAATGTACATGAAGGCGATCTATCGC is a genomic window of Candidatus Cybelea sp. containing:
- the add gene encoding adenosine deaminase encodes the protein MTTGSLADRIPKIHLHCHLEGALRAATFVEFASKHGVPLRYRPSLPVAAGGAREEPQADPGDPYRFQSHREFLYLFAAVSRSLKDVEDYARLAREFVEDALRQGVIYGELFVSPSVWTFFHPQLNVRATMEAIVAELRAARPRATFRLLPDLTRNFGGESAMATARAAAEMTDLDVIGVSLGGDEQRFPGRLFAGAFAYARAAGLHCVAHAGESDGAASVRDALEILGAERIGHGIRALEDPQVVELLAERRAALEICPTSNRLTGVALRGYPHPYEDFDRQGCLVTIDADDPALFETSITAQYRIVEATAGAAALERYVRNAVEASFAQPSEKAAMLAEIEPAVAELREQSRS